A segment of the Ipomoea triloba cultivar NCNSP0323 chromosome 1, ASM357664v1 genome:
GATAACGCTAGTTGAGTGCAGTTCTCGGAAACTTTCATCAGCAATTTCACAACATTCGGAATGGTCCTAGGGCAATCCTTTAGAGCCAATGCACCTTCTTCAAGTGTTGACAGAACTTCGAGAATATGAAGGGCTAAGTTCAAGCATTCAGCATTCAAGTTGGGCAAGGCGTCCACCAATTGAGGGATACCCCCAACGCTCACAATTGAGCCCCTCACTGATTCGTATGAAGACATTATCATGAGCAACCTGAGACCAGCCAAGACAACAACGGGGTGCCTCTTATCCTTCACTAATCTCAATAACCCAACCAAAAGACTCAAACTTGCCACCATTTGTGACTCGGAGCCCTTCTCTTCCATCAACATATCAAGCAATTTCGTACAGTTGATCTTCGTATCAACTGACCCCTCGTTCAGCGTATCCACCACTAGCGAAATCTTGGTTGGCTGTGTCAAATTGGCCTTGGCATCTGGGCTGAGATCCAAGTGCACCAAAATTCCAACCACCTCCGAAGCAACAGCATGCGTAGTAAAGCCACCCAATAGGGAACTAATCAAAGTAACTCCACCATTACTGACCACTGTTCTCCTGGCTGAATCGTGGGCAGTGACGACATGCCTCAACTCTTTCAAAGCCTGAACTTTAGCCTGACCCTTAACCTTCTTCAATGTCTCCAAAATCTCCAAGACTCTTCCCTGCACATCCCCTGACCTCTTCTTCAGAGCCAAGTACTTCTGGGAAAACCAACTGTAAATCAGGTGGTGTAGAGTACTATTTGGGATGATTGAATCATCCCAGAGCTCTTGCATTGTAGTCGGGCAAATGAGGCGCCCCAAAGACAACCATTTGAGAATGTTGGACCTCTCGTAGGTCTGCCCTGTGCAAAGGGTCACAGGATCTTGCATTGGCTCTAAGGAAATTGGGCAGATAAACACAGAGGGCACCTCAATTGAATCAAGTTCTTCAATCATTTTGTTCAGACTAATCTTCTTCTCTGTAATACCAACCCCAGAAACCACTCCCCCTCCCAAAATCCCATCTTTGACAGCAGTATCCAGATCCAACACCTGTCCACCCACCTCCCTCCTCCCCATAGATGGCTCATACAtaggcattttttttaaaacacaccCTTTTAGGACTAAAACTTGAGCAGAGCTTTTAAATTTAGAAACACAAGAAACAGTCTTCTTCAACACACATAAGGCGGGGCACGAAGCGTGTGGAtaaaaaagaggaaaagaaaCAAGGAAGAGGGTCTCTCACTCTTTTGTCTTCTCTGTCTTTCACTTTCCCTGTAATTGACAAACACTAGTACTGCAATCACAAATGGACATCGAGGGGGacatcttttcttcttttttgagCTTTATCTCAGCTCTTTTTCCCCGGTCAAAAGACTCATAGTGCCATTTCCACCATCATTATCACCATCAAACACCTACGATGATGATAACTAATCCCTCTTCCCTAAAACCAAAACCTCAACTACTCTAAAATCACTATTCACTCTGTCTTCCTCTTGAAGCTCCCCAAAAATAGACTCATACCATTCCACAAGGTCAGAAAGCCCCCCTCCCCAAAAagtaaaagacaacaaaaatCAACAGGCACCCACCaaattaccaagaagaaagtTGCAATCTTTCTTATCAGAGAACCCAAGAAAGAATGAGAAAGCTAAGAAAACATACCAAAATGTATGAAATTAACTGTACATTGAGAGGAAGACAGGCAAGCTATGAGCTTTATCTATCTGTATATGTGAGCCCCTCTTCTCCCCCCTGCTGCAATGGGGGCAGGCAAGTGCTTGAAACCCTACAAAATGAGGCTTCCCATAATTACTACTGCATTTACTTTGattaagaaataatattatttcctgAATCCTGATGCAGGCAGTAATTTGACCACAGCACGTGTGGTCCAAACTCCTATGTGTATCTTTTCGTaccacccttttttttttttctctcttttttctaaaataatatacagtATTTTATACCCTCACTCGAGTCTCTACAAAATTTgccaaaaaaatgtaaaatatatatgataaattatattattagttttattaGAGTCAGCTACTCAACTTATAAGGACATTTCCAATGCTTGATTTTGAGGGAGGAGGGCTAGAGGAGAGAATGTGAAGAAATAAAGTAAGCAATCTTCGGATAAACTATCATCACTGGAGACTGTCTGTTTAGGCGCGTGGCGTGTGGCCAACACGTGCTAATCAAAAGGGGCATGCCACACTAACGTAGATGGTGGGGGACTAGGGTTCCCAtcatctcttttatttttaaaaattttgtttacaaaattaaatcgttaaatggccttttttttttgtttattatttgattttttttaaatttattttaaaaattttaaattatattgatgttggttatttagtatttaaatttttatatcctattttgaatgataatttGTTCCGTAGACGATTtaaaatgtgaattttaattaatgaaattatattttgattattttgtaacattatattctataattcaaactttattttatttctttatttaaatttgtttttatttgaaatcgaatttgaaattataattattagttatagaaaagtgaataaaataatagatgatGTGTAGAAGTGTGGAGAAATAGGGCTCAccaaaaaaaaggataaaaagagagaagaatgtGTGAGAAAATATGAGAGGAAATTATATGATATTGTGGATGGGGTTTAGGCTTTTGTCCAATAATGGAAAAGAAGACTTGACACCTAAATCATGGTTGAAAATATGAGAAGATAACTTGGCACctaaataataacatgaaaaaaGTACTCATAACTTTAAATCGTAAATAAATGAGAATATGTATAATCATTTTCAATTTACACTTCCATCTGACATAAAcgaaatattaaatatacactTTTACtgtcaatttaaatttttatacgCATAACACGTTGAACGGTGAATTgatgataaaatattaaatacataTTATCGTTGTCAAGTTaagtaatttatataaaatacatttgtCAATATCTATACTTTTTTAGTCTACATATAAAATTGTAGTGTTATTTAAAAATCACCATTATTTCAAATAAGttactttaattttctttttcatgagTTCCATCTAAGACTAAAGCATGTAATACTTGA
Coding sequences within it:
- the LOC116022368 gene encoding U-box domain-containing protein 30-like, with amino-acid sequence MPMYEPSMGRREVGGQVLDLDTAVKDGILGGGVVSGVGITEKKISLNKMIEELDSIEVPSVFICPISLEPMQDPVTLCTGQTYERSNILKWLSLGRLICPTTMQELWDDSIIPNSTLHHLIYSWFSQKYLALKKRSGDVQGRVLEILETLKKVKGQAKVQALKELRHVVTAHDSARRTVVSNGGVTLISSLLGGFTTHAVASEVVGILVHLDLSPDAKANLTQPTKISLVVDTLNEGSVDTKINCTKLLDMLMEEKGSESQMVASLSLLVGLLRLVKDKRHPVVVLAGLRLLMIMSSYESVRGSIVSVGGIPQLVDALPNLNAECLNLALHILEVLSTLEEGALALKDCPRTIPNVVKLLMKVSENCTQLALSILWAVCKLAPEKCASLAVEAGLAAKLLLVIQSDCNPELKQRSAELLKLCSLNYTATIFISKCKLTRTIE